The proteins below are encoded in one region of Styela clava chromosome 4, kaStyClav1.hap1.2, whole genome shotgun sequence:
- the LOC120326233 gene encoding platelet-activating factor acetylhydrolase IB subunit alpha1-like: MSGDCGNTAKIPTKLVDVQGDKRWEDLHQEYCHQSKEKEANVIFIGDSLVLQMSQYAECDSQLAPLHCLNFGIGGDRTEHVLWRIENGVLDNINTKVVVIWCGTNNHGNTPSQIANGILAIADLVLRKQPECTVIIMSILPRGKYPNPLRERNSQANELVQKLVSNRSQVRYFDITEGFVSSEGTISISDMYDYLHLTRHGYEKIISPLVDEIKSILGD; encoded by the exons ATGTCAGGGGATTGCGGCAACACTGCGAAAATACCAACTAAACTTGTGGATGTTCAAGGCGACAAAAGATGGGAAGATTTACACCAAGAATATTGTCACCAGAGCAAAGAGAAGGAAGCCAATGTAATCTTTATAG GAGATTCACTGGTATTGCAGATGTCTCAGTATGCAGAGTGTGATAGTCAGCTTGCTCCATTGCATTGTCTGAATTTTGGTATTGGCGGTGATCGAACTGAACATGTATTATGGAGAATAGAAAATGGAGTACTGGACAACATCAATACAAAAGTGGTTGTGATATGGTGTGGAACTAATAACCATGGCAACACCCCTTCACAA ATTGCAAATGGAATCCTAGCTATCGCAGACTTGGTGTTACGAAAGCAGCCTGAATGCACTGTCATTATTATGAGCATCCTGCCGAGAGGAAAATATCCAAACCCGTTGCGAGAACGCAATTCCCAAGCAAATGAGCTTGTACAAAAACTTGTCAGCAATCGATCACAAGTGCGATATTTTGATATTACCGAAGGTTTTGTGTCTTCTGAAGGCACAATATCTATATCAGATATGTATGATTATTTACATCTAACTCGGCATGGATACGAGAAGATAATCTCACCATTGGTGGATGAAATAAAGAGCATATTAGGCGACTGA
- the LOC120339997 gene encoding mitochondrial inner membrane protease ATP23 homolog, which yields MTEQSSSDFFMVKSKSNLATQYLLDAVLSEKNERPFLKLMMRAMKDAGCAVKPKVHIVIEKCNAFHGYGGFDSSNNEIVLCEDKFGSIAWSEPKQVMDTILTHELIHAFDHCRANVDFYNNPRHSMCSEIRAAALSGQCTISKKPGAAVLGGIKKYHQRCVKTQAMNSFKALHSNWSEKDSKNLLDSLFSICYYDTEPFDRIPLTNKQAFFSYKAYISRNRYHV from the coding sequence ATGACAGAACAAAGTTCTTCAGATTTTTTCATGGTTAAAAGTAAATCGAACTTAGCAACACAATATTTATTAGATGCagttttatcagaaaaaaatgaaaggCCTTTTCTCAAACTAATGATGCGAGCAATGAAAGATGCTGGATGTGCAGTCAAACCAAAAGTACATATCGTTATTGAAAAATGTAATGCATTTCATGGATATGGCGGTTTTGATTCGTCTAATAATGAAATTGTGCTTTGCGAAGACAAATTTGGTTCCATTGCTTGGTCCGAACCAAAACAAGTTATGGATACGATATTGACTCATGAATTAATCCATGCTTTTGACCACTGTCGTGCAAATgttgatttttataataatcCCAGGCACAGTATGTGTAGTGAAATAAGAGCTGCAGCCCTGAGCGGACAATGTACAATTTCTAAGAAACCAGGAGCAGCCGTACTTGGTGGCATAAAGAAATATCATCAAAGATGCGTTAAAACTCAAGCTATGAATTCTTTTAAAGCTCTTCACTCGAATTGGTCTGAAAAAGATTccaaaaatttgttagattctCTGTTCTCCATATGTTATTATGATACAGAACCTTTTGACAGGATACCTTTAACAAATAAACAAGCCTTTTTTTCATACAAAGCATACATATCTAGGAATCGATATCATGTTTGA